A single genomic interval of Chloracidobacterium validum harbors:
- a CDS encoding extracellular solute-binding protein produces the protein MPDWTGRARAPWKLVTLTSLVYIYLYAPLLTLIWVSLTAQPTADFKAGFVGAWYVKAASNPSLLTAIQTSLRVALATTVTALVIGTLAGLALGKHRLPGQSWLERLFYLPVLLPEVVIGFASVALFAQVGLALGFWSVLLAHVAFCTSYVVFIVRARLASFDERWLEAARDLGATPVAAFWNVTLPWLAPALTGSGLLCFALSLDDCVITSLVSGDGVTTFPVLLYSKMKTGVSPEINAATSLLLISTVVLVGLAQVAQRLRRLPRWGRLSVGAGFLGLTAVALGPPPHMASETTLHIYIWSNYTSERLLRDFEQRYRCRVVVETYDSNEALLAKLQTGVARYDLIAPSDYLVGILVREGLLRPIDRSRLTNWHHLDPAFLGASYDPENRYTVPYTFVITGIGYRRDKVSEPVASWDALWDARYRGRIAMLDDIRECFGAALRRRGASPNSRDEAELQQAAADLTAQKSLVLTYDSATFEQLLLNGEAWLVQGFNGQIAKAARQNPNIAFVVPREGGTRAVDCLAIPANAAHPELAERFMDYILEPQASAEIVQVTGYGTPNRTARALLPPTWAENPYVFPPEHLLQKCTVIEDVGAILPRYDYYWTVIKSK, from the coding sequence ATGCCGGACTGGACAGGGCGCGCGCGTGCGCCATGGAAGCTCGTCACGCTGACCAGTCTGGTTTATATCTACCTTTACGCGCCACTGCTGACCCTCATTTGGGTATCGCTGACGGCACAGCCGACGGCTGATTTCAAGGCTGGGTTCGTTGGCGCGTGGTATGTCAAGGCGGCTTCCAATCCGTCCCTGCTCACCGCCATTCAAACCAGCTTACGAGTCGCCCTCGCCACCACGGTAACGGCGTTGGTTATAGGCACACTGGCCGGGCTGGCGCTGGGCAAGCATCGCCTTCCTGGGCAATCGTGGCTGGAGCGTTTATTTTATCTGCCGGTACTCCTGCCGGAGGTTGTCATTGGTTTTGCGTCGGTGGCCCTGTTTGCCCAGGTGGGACTGGCGCTGGGCTTCTGGTCGGTCTTACTGGCGCACGTGGCATTTTGCACTTCGTATGTGGTGTTCATTGTCCGGGCGCGACTGGCCAGCTTTGATGAGCGATGGCTGGAGGCCGCCCGCGACCTAGGCGCAACGCCAGTCGCCGCATTTTGGAACGTGACCCTCCCGTGGCTGGCGCCGGCGCTGACCGGCAGTGGACTGCTCTGTTTTGCCCTCTCGCTTGACGATTGCGTCATAACCAGCCTGGTGTCAGGCGACGGTGTGACGACGTTCCCGGTGCTGCTCTACTCAAAAATGAAGACGGGCGTTTCGCCTGAAATCAATGCGGCGACCAGCCTGTTGCTGATATCCACAGTCGTGTTGGTTGGTTTAGCCCAGGTTGCGCAACGCCTCCGGCGACTGCCGCGCTGGGGACGGCTCAGTGTGGGGGCCGGCTTTCTGGGACTAACGGCCGTTGCCCTGGGACCACCTCCCCACATGGCAAGTGAGACGACGCTTCATATCTACATTTGGTCAAACTACACATCCGAACGGCTGCTCCGCGACTTTGAACAACGCTATCGCTGCCGCGTGGTGGTTGAGACCTACGATTCCAACGAAGCCTTGCTTGCCAAGTTGCAGACCGGCGTGGCGCGGTATGACCTCATTGCGCCGAGTGATTACTTGGTTGGCATCCTGGTGCGCGAGGGACTGCTCCGACCGATTGACCGGTCACGACTGACCAACTGGCACCATCTCGATCCAGCCTTTCTTGGCGCATCCTATGACCCTGAAAATCGCTACACCGTCCCGTACACCTTCGTCATCACGGGGATTGGTTACCGCCGCGACAAAGTCAGCGAACCCGTGGCAAGCTGGGATGCCCTCTGGGATGCGCGGTACCGCGGGCGCATCGCCATGCTCGATGATATTCGGGAATGCTTTGGCGCGGCTTTGCGCCGGCGGGGAGCCTCCCCCAATAGCCGTGACGAAGCGGAGCTTCAGCAGGCGGCCGCTGACCTCACCGCCCAGAAATCACTGGTTTTGACCTACGACAGCGCGACGTTCGAGCAACTCTTGCTCAACGGCGAAGCTTGGTTGGTTCAGGGCTTCAACGGTCAGATTGCCAAAGCAGCGCGGCAGAACCCGAACATCGCCTTTGTGGTGCCCAGGGAAGGTGGCACGCGGGCCGTGGATTGCCTGGCCATCCCGGCCAATGCAGCGCACCCGGAACTGGCCGAGCGGTTCATGGATTACATTCTCGAACCCCAGGCCTCGGCGGAAATCGTTCAAGTCACCGGCTATGGCACCCCCAATCGGACAGCGCGGGCGCTGTTACCGCCCACTTGGGCTGAAAATCCCTATGTTTTCCCGCCGGAGCATCTTCTTCAAAAGTGCACGGTCATTGAAGATGTCGGTGCAATTTTACCGCGATACGACTACTATTGGACGGTCATCAAATCCAAATAA
- a CDS encoding DHH family phosphoesterase produces MSREKSAAAGRDKTALDKGTPAEGSMTGMPTVSVAESTVAQREAKEHTNGLGSSPDGRLVPDSRPVVELKATLDAHRGERHIVAIQNFPDPDAIASALAHQMIASNFNITVDIVYDGFISHQENLALVQLLQIELLHYDPTIDLSQYQASIFIDNQGTTTTLTSKLREAGVKPLVIVDHHERQGLIEAVFTDIRKVGATATIYAEYLRDAFPLEKSNPQHVRLATALMHAIRTETNGMIRARESDFQSAGYLSQFIDPTLLNEILNVKRSKRAIDIINLALEKRIVRDNYSIAGVGYVRYEDRDAIPQAADFLLTEENIHTAVVYGIITKEGEREVIIGSLRTSKVTLNPDQFLKSALGRDTAGHYYGGGKHEAGGFEIPIGFLSGTYDEDFMRSKWKIYDAMVKRKLLEKIGVIENQPTTSALRPPSVLPERPEE; encoded by the coding sequence ATGTCACGCGAGAAAAGCGCCGCGGCTGGACGCGACAAAACTGCACTTGACAAAGGGACACCGGCCGAGGGTTCAATGACCGGCATGCCCACCGTGTCGGTCGCTGAATCCACGGTCGCGCAGCGCGAAGCCAAAGAGCACACGAACGGATTAGGTAGCAGCCCAGACGGTCGTCTCGTGCCCGACAGCCGGCCCGTGGTGGAGCTGAAGGCAACGCTCGACGCCCATCGGGGTGAGCGGCACATCGTCGCCATTCAGAACTTCCCCGACCCGGACGCCATTGCCTCGGCGCTGGCCCACCAGATGATTGCCTCCAACTTCAACATCACGGTGGACATCGTCTATGACGGGTTTATTAGTCACCAGGAAAACCTTGCGCTGGTACAACTGCTGCAAATCGAGTTGCTGCACTACGACCCGACCATTGATCTGAGCCAATACCAAGCCAGTATTTTCATTGACAACCAGGGGACAACCACCACCCTGACCAGCAAGCTGCGGGAGGCCGGTGTCAAACCACTGGTCATCGTCGATCACCACGAGCGACAGGGATTGATTGAGGCGGTTTTCACCGATATTCGCAAGGTTGGCGCGACGGCAACGATTTACGCTGAATACCTGCGCGATGCTTTCCCACTTGAGAAGTCCAATCCACAGCACGTCCGGCTGGCAACCGCGCTTATGCACGCCATCCGCACGGAAACCAATGGGATGATTCGGGCGCGGGAAAGCGACTTCCAGTCGGCTGGTTACTTGTCGCAGTTTATAGACCCAACGCTGCTCAACGAAATCCTCAACGTCAAGCGGTCAAAACGCGCCATTGACATCATCAACTTGGCGCTTGAAAAGCGGATTGTTCGAGACAATTACAGCATTGCCGGCGTTGGCTACGTGCGCTACGAAGACCGGGATGCCATTCCCCAGGCGGCCGACTTCCTCTTGACCGAGGAAAACATCCACACGGCCGTGGTGTATGGCATCATCACCAAGGAAGGCGAACGCGAAGTCATTATCGGCAGCCTCCGAACCTCGAAAGTCACGCTCAACCCTGACCAGTTTCTGAAATCCGCCCTTGGGCGAGATACGGCGGGACACTACTACGGCGGCGGCAAGCACGAAGCGGGTGGCTTTGAAATCCCCATCGGCTTTTTGTCGGGCACGTATGACGAGGACTTCATGCGTTCAAAGTGGAAAATCTATGATGCCATGGTGAAACGCAAGTTGCTGGAAAAGATTGGGGTCATCGAGAACCAACCGACTACCTCGGCCCTTCGGCCGCCGAGCGTCCTGCCGGAACGACCTGAGGAGTAG
- a CDS encoding carboxylate-amine ligase, producing the protein MAQEFTLGIEEEFQIVDPNTRELRSRVAEILDEGMMLLGEQLKPEMHQSMVEVGTGICRNIQEARADVVKLRRTVATLAQKKDLRIVAASTHPFSHWKDQEITPNERYFQLIEEMQQLARALSIYGLHVHVGIESRDDAIHIMNAARYFLPHILALTTSSPFWIGRNTGLKSYRSEVFKQFPRTGIPDYFGSASEFDNYVKLLVKTGCIDNGKKIWWDLRPHPVFPTLEFRICDLPSKVDEVIAIAALFQAVVAKLYKLLRQNMGFRLYRRMLIEENKWRAVRYGLDGKLLDLGKQAEVPVRDLILELLEFVDDVVDGLGSRAELDYVHTILKEGTSADRQIRIFNETNGDLHAVVDNLIAETVQGVMEPSAPVQHG; encoded by the coding sequence ATGGCTCAAGAGTTCACACTGGGTATTGAAGAAGAGTTCCAGATCGTTGACCCCAACACACGGGAACTTCGCTCACGGGTGGCCGAAATCCTAGACGAGGGCATGATGCTGTTGGGGGAGCAGCTCAAGCCTGAAATGCACCAGTCCATGGTGGAAGTCGGAACCGGCATTTGTCGCAACATTCAGGAAGCCCGCGCCGATGTCGTCAAACTGCGGCGCACGGTCGCCACCTTGGCGCAGAAAAAAGACCTTCGGATCGTGGCGGCGTCAACCCACCCTTTTTCGCACTGGAAAGACCAGGAAATCACGCCAAATGAACGCTACTTTCAGCTCATCGAGGAAATGCAGCAGTTGGCACGCGCGCTGTCCATCTATGGCCTCCATGTTCACGTGGGTATTGAAAGCCGCGATGATGCCATCCACATCATGAATGCCGCCCGTTACTTCCTGCCCCACATCCTCGCGCTCACGACCAGTTCGCCCTTTTGGATCGGCCGCAACACGGGGTTGAAGTCGTACCGCTCCGAAGTCTTCAAGCAGTTTCCCCGGACAGGTATTCCAGATTACTTTGGTTCAGCGAGTGAATTCGACAACTACGTCAAGCTCCTCGTCAAAACTGGATGTATTGACAACGGCAAAAAGATTTGGTGGGACTTGCGCCCGCATCCAGTCTTCCCCACGCTCGAGTTTCGCATTTGTGACCTTCCCTCCAAGGTGGATGAAGTCATTGCGATTGCCGCCCTTTTTCAGGCAGTCGTCGCCAAGCTCTACAAGCTCCTGCGCCAGAATATGGGCTTCCGGCTCTATCGGCGCATGCTGATCGAAGAAAACAAGTGGCGGGCGGTTCGCTATGGGCTGGACGGCAAGCTCCTCGACCTCGGCAAGCAGGCTGAAGTTCCTGTGCGCGATCTTATTCTGGAACTCCTTGAGTTCGTGGATGATGTCGTTGACGGCTTGGGGAGTCGGGCTGAACTTGACTACGTTCACACCATACTCAAGGAAGGCACCAGCGCCGACCGGCAAATCCGCATCTTCAACGAAACGAATGGTGATTTACACGCCGTCGTTGACAACCTCATCGCCGAAACGGTTCAGGGCGTTATGGAGCCCAGCGCGCCGGTTCAGCACGGATAA
- a CDS encoding ATP-grasp domain-containing protein: MKKVGVLVGRENTFPPALIERINMQSNETGVTAEYVTIGGVQMDAPCPYAVIIDRISHEIPFYRAYLKNAYLSGTIIVNNPFWWSADDKFFNYAMADKLGVAIPKTALLPQKEYMERITSQSLRNLQFPLDWQSIVDYVGLPAILKPHDGGGWRDVYRINSLDELIQVYDRTGQLCMTLQEFVKFDRYVRCYCIGKQHVLIMPYDPARPYPTQYLDITPEDYLEPDLHARIVRECRLLCEALGYDINTIEFAIRDGIPYAIDFMNPAPDADSFSVGPVNFEWMVSTVSQMLIRFAQTGRPHERTHSFRWQELLAERAETSPR; this comes from the coding sequence ATGAAAAAAGTTGGCGTTTTGGTTGGACGCGAAAACACCTTCCCACCAGCGCTCATCGAGCGCATCAACATGCAGTCGAATGAAACCGGCGTTACGGCTGAGTATGTCACCATTGGCGGCGTCCAAATGGATGCGCCCTGTCCCTATGCGGTTATCATTGACCGTATTTCCCACGAGATTCCGTTCTATCGGGCGTACCTGAAAAACGCCTACCTGTCAGGGACCATCATTGTCAACAACCCGTTCTGGTGGTCGGCTGACGACAAGTTTTTCAACTACGCCATGGCCGACAAACTGGGCGTGGCGATTCCCAAGACGGCCCTGCTCCCGCAGAAGGAATACATGGAGCGCATTACGTCCCAGTCGCTCCGCAACCTCCAGTTTCCGCTCGACTGGCAGTCCATTGTGGATTATGTCGGCTTGCCGGCCATCCTCAAGCCACATGATGGCGGCGGCTGGCGGGATGTCTATCGGATCAACTCACTTGACGAGCTGATTCAGGTCTATGACCGAACCGGGCAGCTCTGCATGACGCTTCAGGAGTTCGTGAAGTTTGACCGTTACGTGCGGTGCTATTGTATTGGCAAGCAGCATGTGCTGATCATGCCCTACGATCCGGCGCGCCCGTATCCCACGCAGTACCTCGACATTACCCCAGAGGACTACCTTGAACCCGACCTGCATGCGCGCATCGTGCGGGAGTGTCGCCTGTTGTGTGAGGCGCTTGGCTATGACATCAATACCATTGAGTTCGCCATTCGGGATGGCATCCCCTACGCCATTGACTTCATGAACCCGGCCCCGGACGCTGATTCATTCTCGGTCGGTCCGGTCAACTTCGAGTGGATGGTCTCGACCGTCAGCCAGATGCTCATTCGCTTCGCGCAAACCGGTCGCCCGCACGAACGGACGCATAGCTTCCGGTGGCAAGAACTTCTTGCTGAACGCGCCGAGACCAGCCCGCGCTAG
- a CDS encoding TldD/PmbA family protein has product MNLTPAEIAASVVERARRLGATAAEVLLRESVEFSASVRLGEVETVKEAASRGLGLRVLLDGRQASVSTSDLSPTALDELAETALALARATSVDDTAGIPDPSDLATETPDLDLYDAAILALSSDEKIRLALTAEEAARAYDARVVNFEGGGVDSGAGHTVLVNSLGFVGEYRSASLSLATVPVARDADGRLQRDYWYDTRRKVAALESPTSIGRRAAERAIRKLGARRVPTQRCPVVFAPEVAASLVGHIFGAVSGDAIFRKASFLVGKLGETIASPLVTVIDDGRLPQGLGSRPFDGEGVPTRQTVVIRAGTLESYLHNTYTARKLGERTTGNASRGLTGAPTVGANNMYLVAGPHPPEAILASVKNGFYVTELIGFGVNGVTGDYSRGAAGQWIQDGELAFPVEEVTIAGNLLTMLKQIEMVGNDLDFRGRMAAPTLKIGELMISGD; this is encoded by the coding sequence ATGAACCTAACGCCTGCTGAAATTGCAGCTTCAGTTGTTGAGCGCGCGCGCCGGCTAGGGGCGACGGCGGCAGAAGTCCTGCTGCGTGAGAGCGTCGAATTCTCGGCTTCGGTGCGCTTGGGTGAGGTTGAAACCGTCAAGGAAGCTGCCAGCCGTGGCTTGGGGCTGCGGGTGTTGCTCGACGGACGGCAGGCCTCGGTTTCCACCTCCGATTTGTCACCGACCGCCTTGGATGAGTTGGCGGAGACGGCGCTGGCGCTGGCGCGGGCCACCTCGGTGGATGATACGGCTGGTATTCCAGACCCATCTGACCTGGCCACCGAAACGCCCGATCTGGACCTCTACGACGCCGCCATCTTGGCGTTGTCATCCGACGAAAAAATTCGCCTGGCGCTGACTGCCGAGGAAGCGGCCCGCGCCTATGATGCGCGGGTCGTCAACTTCGAGGGCGGCGGCGTGGACAGTGGCGCCGGCCACACCGTACTGGTAAACTCGCTGGGGTTCGTGGGCGAATACCGCAGCGCATCGCTGTCGCTGGCAACCGTTCCAGTCGCGCGCGACGCTGACGGACGGCTGCAACGGGACTACTGGTACGACACACGACGCAAGGTCGCGGCGCTTGAAAGCCCAACGAGTATTGGTCGCCGCGCGGCCGAACGCGCGATTCGCAAGCTGGGTGCGCGCCGTGTCCCGACCCAACGGTGTCCGGTCGTGTTTGCCCCGGAAGTGGCGGCAAGTCTGGTCGGCCACATCTTTGGGGCGGTTTCCGGGGATGCCATTTTTCGCAAGGCATCGTTTTTGGTTGGCAAGCTCGGTGAAACGATAGCTTCGCCACTCGTCACGGTGATTGATGACGGACGCCTGCCGCAGGGCCTCGGTTCGCGTCCGTTTGACGGCGAGGGCGTGCCGACGCGCCAGACCGTCGTGATTCGGGCCGGAACGTTGGAAAGCTACCTGCACAACACCTACACGGCGCGCAAGCTCGGCGAGCGCACAACCGGCAATGCGTCCCGCGGTTTGACCGGAGCGCCCACGGTCGGAGCCAACAACATGTATCTCGTCGCCGGCCCACACCCACCGGAAGCCATCCTCGCCTCGGTCAAAAACGGCTTCTATGTCACCGAACTCATCGGCTTTGGGGTCAATGGTGTCACGGGTGACTATTCCCGCGGCGCGGCCGGGCAGTGGATTCAAGACGGTGAACTTGCCTTTCCGGTCGAAGAAGTCACCATTGCGGGCAACCTGCTGACCATGCTCAAACAAATCGAAATGGTTGGGAACGACCTCGATTTTCGCGGGCGCATGGCAGCGCCGACGCTCAAGATTGGCGAACTGATGATCAGTGGTGACTAA